The Methylomagnum ishizawai genome has a window encoding:
- a CDS encoding DUF2333 family protein, producing MSAPAEHVDQQPSPAPSATAGTKGIFGAKSFRERGTAWKVGIFFGVVGLVMLGISWYWSREPARFDVVEVAAEAANIKNPKELPLGYTYSTALIEIADTVLHKPGGFLTNDVFPPSVMLDNIPNWELGALIALRDATTALRNNISRSQTQSREDPDLAKGEPFFYFDHKSWQLPSSESEYEKGVEALEGYRERLMKRDANFYARADNLRQYLEILEKRMGDYSNRLSASTADAPGTTEERRPGLTKTPWLKIDDVFFEARGYSWAAMHVLKAIEFDFRDILSNKTALVSLQQIIRELENSQASYLSPVILNGSGFGLFANYSLTLANYIARANAATIDLRSLLQQG from the coding sequence ATGTCAGCGCCAGCAGAGCATGTCGATCAGCAGCCCTCCCCCGCCCCTTCCGCCACCGCCGGCACCAAGGGTATTTTCGGTGCCAAGAGCTTCCGCGAACGGGGCACGGCCTGGAAGGTCGGCATTTTCTTCGGCGTGGTGGGACTGGTCATGCTCGGCATCTCCTGGTATTGGAGCCGGGAGCCGGCCCGGTTCGACGTGGTCGAGGTCGCGGCCGAAGCGGCCAATATCAAGAATCCCAAGGAATTGCCCTTGGGCTATACCTATTCCACCGCCTTGATCGAGATCGCCGACACCGTGCTGCACAAGCCGGGCGGCTTCCTGACCAACGACGTGTTCCCGCCCAGCGTGATGCTGGACAACATCCCCAACTGGGAACTGGGTGCCCTAATCGCCCTGCGCGACGCCACCACCGCCCTGCGTAACAATATCTCCCGCTCCCAAACCCAATCCCGCGAAGACCCGGACCTCGCCAAGGGCGAACCGTTCTTCTATTTCGACCACAAATCCTGGCAATTGCCGTCCTCCGAATCGGAATACGAAAAAGGCGTGGAAGCGCTGGAAGGCTACCGGGAACGGCTGATGAAGCGCGACGCCAATTTCTACGCCCGCGCCGACAACCTGCGCCAATACCTGGAAATCCTGGAAAAGCGCATGGGCGACTACTCCAACCGCCTCAGCGCCAGCACCGCCGACGCCCCCGGCACCACCGAGGAACGCCGCCCCGGACTCACCAAGACCCCCTGGCTCAAGATCGACGACGTGTTCTTCGAGGCCCGCGGCTATTCCTGGGCCGCCATGCATGTGCTGAAAGCCATCGAATTCGACTTCCGCGACATCCTGAGCAACAAGACCGCCCTGGTCTCCTTGCAGCAGATCATCCGCGAACTGGAGAACAGCCAGGCCAGCTATCTCAGCCCCGTCATCCTGAACGGCAGCGGTTTCGGCCTGTTCGCCAACTATTCGCTGACCCTGGCGAACTACATCGCCCGCGCCAACGCCGCCACCATCGACCTGCGCAGCCTGCTGCAACAAGGTTGA
- a CDS encoding DUF484 family protein: MSAETAKRKERIRTTAREVEAYLQKHPEFFKHHLTLLESLKIPHPCGEAVSLITRQIQILRERDQRLQQQMAEILHVARDNEVLRERLHRLTLTLIDARGLEDALAGLKWGLHEYFQADFVAVRIANPAFDSPIADLALSGDTPLWTPALEDGEPHCLGLAPHEGGSLFGAHGGEAASCAFVPLRHAGFKGVLAIGSRDPQRYQPGMGSFFLAQMGEIVSARLAALILD; this comes from the coding sequence ATGAGCGCCGAAACCGCCAAACGCAAGGAAAGAATCCGAACCACCGCCCGCGAGGTGGAAGCCTATCTCCAAAAGCATCCCGAGTTCTTCAAACACCATCTGACCTTGCTGGAAAGCCTGAAAATCCCCCATCCCTGCGGGGAGGCCGTGTCGCTCATCACCCGGCAAATCCAAATCCTTAGGGAACGCGACCAGCGCTTGCAGCAGCAAATGGCCGAAATCCTGCATGTCGCCCGCGACAACGAAGTCCTGCGCGAACGCCTCCACCGCCTGACCCTGACCTTGATCGACGCCCGCGGCCTGGAGGACGCCCTGGCCGGGCTGAAATGGGGTTTGCACGAATATTTCCAGGCCGATTTCGTGGCGGTCCGTATCGCCAACCCCGCATTCGACAGCCCCATCGCCGACCTCGCGCTCTCCGGCGACACGCCCTTATGGACCCCGGCGCTGGAGGATGGCGAACCCCATTGCCTCGGCCTCGCTCCGCACGAGGGCGGATCGTTGTTCGGCGCCCATGGCGGGGAAGCGGCCTCCTGCGCCTTCGTGCCCTTGCGCCATGCCGGTTTCAAGGGCGTGCTGGCCATCGGCAGCCGCGACCCCCAGCGCTATCAACCGGGTATGGGTTCGTTCTTCCTGGCCCAGATGGGCGAGATCGTCTCGGCCCGGCTGGCCGCGTTGATCCTGGATTGA
- the dapF gene encoding diaminopimelate epimerase, whose amino-acid sequence MKFTKMQGLGNDFVVIDAVRQAVDLSPARMRFLADRHFGIGCDQILVVEPAQSPDADFRYRIFNADGGEVAQCGNGARCFARFVLDQGLCDKDEIRVDTQAGRLILRPRPDGSVTVDMGVPRHAPAQIPLRAETEALAYPVEIDGTVWEFGAVSMGNPHAVLRVESVDSAPVAALGPRLESHPLFPERANIGFMEIVERSHIRLRVFERGSGETLACGSGACGAVVVGMERAWLDSPVRVDLPGGALDIAWAGRGSPVLMSGPAVAVFEGEIPA is encoded by the coding sequence ATGAAATTCACCAAAATGCAGGGCTTGGGCAACGACTTCGTGGTGATCGACGCCGTGCGCCAAGCCGTGGACCTCTCGCCCGCACGGATGCGCTTCCTGGCCGACCGCCATTTCGGCATCGGCTGCGACCAAATCCTCGTCGTCGAACCTGCCCAAAGCCCCGACGCCGATTTCCGCTACCGCATCTTCAACGCCGATGGCGGCGAAGTCGCCCAATGCGGCAACGGGGCGCGGTGTTTCGCCCGCTTCGTGCTGGACCAGGGCCTGTGCGATAAGGACGAAATCCGGGTCGATACCCAGGCGGGCCGCTTGATCCTGCGTCCGCGCCCGGACGGCTCGGTCACGGTGGACATGGGCGTACCGCGCCACGCCCCGGCCCAAATCCCCTTGCGGGCGGAAACCGAAGCCTTGGCCTATCCGGTCGAGATCGACGGCACGGTTTGGGAATTCGGCGCGGTGTCGATGGGCAATCCCCATGCCGTGCTGCGGGTGGAGAGCGTGGACAGCGCCCCGGTCGCGGCCTTGGGTCCGCGCCTGGAAAGCCATCCCCTGTTCCCGGAACGGGCCAATATCGGCTTCATGGAAATCGTGGAGCGGAGCCACATCCGCCTGCGGGTGTTCGAGCGCGGTTCGGGGGAAACCCTGGCTTGCGGCAGCGGCGCCTGCGGAGCCGTGGTGGTGGGAATGGAGCGCGCTTGGCTGGACAGCCCGGTGCGGGTCGATCTTCCCGGCGGGGCGTTGGACATCGCCTGGGCGGGCCGGGGTTCGCCGGTGCTGATGAGCGGCCCGGCGGTCGCCGTATTCGAGGGGGAAATCCCCGCATGA
- the xerC gene encoding tyrosine recombinase XerC, which translates to MDALADRQVAAFLDSLRFQRRASPHTVEGYAHDLARLREYCAGKDIADWTRLEPAQLREHIALRHRDDIASRSLQRELSAIRGFFAFLVKRGEAKRNPAQGIRAPKAPKTLPKPLDADQLTGLLDAPAEDVLDIRDLAMWELFYSSGLRLSELTGLDLYDVDRHAGQVLIRHGKGDKSRMVPVGGPALAALERWLDLRPAYADAKATALFVSRLGRRISVRTVQVRLDRWQFRQGFPEHLHPHRLRHSFASHLLEASGDLRAVQELLGHANLATTQVYTHLDFQHLAGVYDQAHPRARKKNRAKDGQG; encoded by the coding sequence ATGGACGCCCTGGCGGACCGGCAAGTCGCGGCTTTCCTCGATAGCCTGAGGTTCCAGCGCCGCGCCTCGCCGCACACGGTCGAGGGCTATGCCCACGACCTCGCGCGCCTGCGGGAATACTGCGCGGGCAAGGACATCGCCGATTGGACCCGGTTGGAACCCGCCCAGCTCCGCGAGCATATCGCCCTGCGCCACCGCGACGACATCGCCAGCCGCAGCCTGCAACGGGAACTGTCGGCGATCCGGGGCTTCTTCGCCTTCCTGGTCAAACGCGGCGAGGCCAAGCGCAACCCGGCCCAGGGCATCCGCGCCCCCAAAGCCCCCAAGACACTCCCCAAGCCCCTGGACGCGGACCAACTCACCGGACTCCTGGACGCGCCCGCCGAGGACGTACTGGATATCCGCGATCTGGCGATGTGGGAATTGTTCTATTCCTCCGGCCTGCGCCTGTCCGAATTGACCGGGTTGGACCTGTACGATGTGGACCGGCACGCGGGCCAAGTGCTGATCCGGCATGGCAAGGGCGATAAATCGCGGATGGTGCCGGTGGGCGGTCCGGCCCTCGCCGCCCTGGAACGCTGGCTGGACCTCCGTCCCGCCTATGCCGATGCCAAGGCAACCGCCTTGTTCGTCAGCCGGTTGGGGCGGCGCATCTCGGTGCGCACGGTCCAGGTCCGCCTGGACCGCTGGCAGTTCCGGCAGGGTTTTCCCGAACACCTGCATCCGCACCGCCTGCGCCACTCCTTCGCCAGCCATCTGTTGGAAGCCAGCGGCGATTTGCGGGCGGTGCAGGAATTGCTCGGCCACGCCAATCTCGCCACCACCCAGGTCTACACCCATCTCGATTTCCAGCATTTGGCCGGCGTCTATGACCAGGCCCATCCCCGCGCCCGCAAGAAAAACCGTGCCAAGGACGGCCAAGGCTAA